The Xanthomonas rydalmerensis genomic interval GCTGACCGCCCAGCAACCGTTGCCGCGACGCTGCAGTTCGATCTTGACCGAGCGCGCCCGCGCGGCGCGGCCGCCGAGCGCGAGCCGGTAGTCCATCCGCACCTCCACCACGGTGGCCTGCGACCCGCCCGAGACCAGGGTGAAGCTCGGCGCGCCCTGAATGTCGCCGTCCTGCGCGCTGGTCCACGGATCGAAGTCCAGGCGGCACACGCCCTCGCGCGCGGCGCAGCGCTGATCGGCCTGCAGCGCGTGCGCGAAGGACGGCGTCAGCAAGCCGTCCAGGTTCTGCGGCTGCCAGTAGAAATCGCGCGCCTTGTACAGGCGCTCGGCCATCTGCAGCGGCGTCGCGCATGCCGGCGGCTGCGCCGCGGCGAGTGCCGGCGACAGGGCAAGCAGGGTCAGGAGGGCAAGACGGCGATGCATGGGCGGCTCCGGCGATCGGGGCCGGCTATGAAGCCCGGTTCGCGGCGTCGACGCAAGCGGTGCGCATCAGCATGGCGAACAAAATGTCGCGTGCCGTTGCCAGGATTGCGAGCGCCATCCACGCCCGCTTGGCGGCTGCATCACGGCGTTGCTTGCCGCAAAAAAAGAGGAGCCGGCGAACCGGCTCCTCGTCCTCCTGCCGCATTGCCAGATGGCAATCCGGCTCACGCGGCCTTGACCGGTGCATAGCCGTCGAAGGTCATGCTCGCCGAGGCGCGTCCCTGGGTCAGCGAGCGCAACGCGGTGGCATAGGCCTGCAGTTGCGCCAGCGGCGCCTGCGCGACGACCTCGGCATGGGCTCCGCGCTCTTCGATCGCCACGACGCGTCCCTCGCGCCGCTGCAGATCGCCGAGCACGTCGCCGACGCTGTGCGCCGGCGTCTCGATCGCCAAGGCCATCACCGGCTCCAGCAGCAGCGTCCCGGCCTGCGCCAGCGCCACCTTCACCGCTTCCGAGGCCGCGCGCTGGAACGCCAGGTCCGACGAATCCACCGCATGCGCCTGGCCATCGACCAGTACCACCTCCACGCCGACCACCGGGTAGCCACGCGGACCTTGCGCCAGCGCCGCGCGCACGCCCTTCTCGGTCGCGGCGACGAAGGCCTTCGGCACCACGCCGCCACGGCTGCGGTCGACGAAGGTCACCGCACCGTCCGCACGCGGCAGCACATCCAGCACCACCTGCGCGAACTGGCCCTGGCCGCCGTTCTGCTTGGACAGCCGCGCCGCCACGCCCAGCGTGGCCGCACGCGGCGTTTCCTGGTAGGCCACGCGCGGCGCACCGGTGCGCACGTCCACGTGCCACTCGCTGCGCAGGCGCTCGACCATCACCTCCAGGTGCAGCTCGCCCATGCCCCAGATCACCGCTTCGCCGGTCTCCGGATCGCTGTCGACGCGGAACGAGGGATCCTCCTGCGCCAGCCGCGCCAGGCCCTGTCCCAGCCGCACCAGCTCGGCCGCGTTGGCCGCGCCGAGCCGCCACGCCAGCACCGGCGGTTGCGTGCGGATGCGCTCCAGCACCCATCGCGCCTGCACGCCGCTGAGCGTCTCGCCGCTGACCGCGTCCTTCCAGCCGAGCACGGCGACGATCTCGCCGGCCTGGGCCTGGTCCACGTCGTGGGTCCGCTGCGCCTGCACCACCGCCAGCCGACCGACCCGGCGTGGCCGCCGCGCATGCGACGTCCACACCGTGTCGCCGACGCGCAAGGTGCCCGAATACACGCGCACGAAGGCCAACGGCCCCTGCGCGGTATGCGCGAACTTGAACACCAGCGCCGCCAGCGGACCGGATGGATCCGGCGCCAGCAACGTGTCGTGTCCATCCTCGGCGTCGGCGTCGGGGCTGGCGGCGACCGGCGGGCGGTCCAACGGCGACGGCAACCAGTCGACGATCGCGTCCAGCAACGGCTCGATGCCTTTGCGCTTGAACGCCGATCCGGCCAGCACCGGCACACCGGCGCCGGCCAGGGTGGCCCGGCGCAAGGCGGCGCGCAGCAGCTCGGCGTCGATCGTGCGTTCCTCGAGATAGGCCTGCGCCAGCGCCTCGTCGTGTTCGGCCACGGCGGCGATCAACTGCTCGCGCGCGTCCGCGAACGCGGCTGCCTCGGCGGCATGCCAGGCGCGCGTGTGCAATTTTCCCTCGTCGTCCCAGGTCAGCAGGCGGCCGCCGACCAGGTCGCTCCAGCCGTCGAAACCGGAGTCGCCCGGCACCGGCACGCCGACCGCCCAGACCGTCGCGTCGAGCTTGCTGCGCAACTGCGCCAGTACGCCGTCGAACGAGGCGCCGGCACGGTCCATCTTGTTGACGAACGCGAGCATCGGCACGCCGTGGCGACGCGCCTGCCGCCACACGGTTTCCGACTGCGGCTGCACGCCGTCGACCGCGGAGAACACCGCGACCGCGCCGTCGAGCACGCGCAGCGAGCGTTCCACCTCGATCGCGAAATCGATGTGTCCGGGCGTGTCGATCAGGGTCAGGCGATGCGCCGGCTGCCCGGCCGGCGCCCAGTGCACCTGCACGGCGGACGCGCCGATGCTGATGCCGCGCGCGCGCTCGATGTCCGAGAAGTCGGTGGTGGCGGCACCGTCATGGACTTCGCCGAGACGATGGATCGCACCGGCGGCCCACAGCAGGCGTTCGGTGAGGGTGGTCTTGCCGGCGTCGATGTGGGCGATGATGCCGAGATTGCGCCAGCGGGAAAGGGTATTCGTGTTCATGAGAGAGGTTCCGCATTGCCAACGCTGGGGAAGCCGCATGCCCCGGTTGGCGAGGCGGGCATGCGGCTAGGTTTCGGGTTCGGCGGCGTAGTGCATGGCACGTTCTCCTTGTCGTGTCGGAACAGTGGAACAGCGAAAAACAGGCAATAAAAAAGCACCCATCGGGTGCTTGTCTGCGTCGGATCGGCGATGGCCGGCGTTAGCGCACGGCGTCGACCACTCCTTCAGGCAGGCGCACCCGGCCTGCGCTGACGCGCAGGGCGTTGGGCAATATCAGCAGCGGTGCGTGGGCCATGGCGGCGTGGGCGTTCGAGGAAATGTGGCCGCAAGTCTGGACCTGTGCGAGGACCCGGTCAATGCGGGCGGCGCGTTGCCGCTGGAACGGTGAACGCCGCTGTTTGCAACGCACCACCTACCGTGGCGTCACGCCAGGCCAATTGCGCACTGCACAGCGTCACACGCTCCAGATCTCGCCAAAGACCCGCTCGAAGTTCAGGCCCAGCACCTTTTCGGCGACGCGGGCGCCGTAGCCCTGGCGCAGCAACGCGTCGGCGACGCGTTCGAGTTTGCGCGGAGTGTTGGCATCGGGCAGGTAGGGCAGACGGTTCTCGCCCGGGGCGCCGATGCCATCGCGGCGCCGCTGCACCAGGTCCGCGGCGAAGGCGCGCCGGTCCTCGTCGGTAATCGGGAAAAACAGCGAGTCGGTGCCGATACCGACATGGTCCTCGCCGCAGACGTCGAGAGCGTGCTGCAGGTGACGCATGTAGTCGGCCAGCTGCGGCTGGCGGCGGTCCTCGGTCAGGAACGGCAGCATGTAGACGCCCATCACCCCGCCCTTGTCGGCCAGCGCGCGCAGCTCGGCGTCCTGCTTGTTGCGCGGATGCGCGAACACCGCGGCGCATCCGGCATGGGTGATGACCGGCGGGCGCTGCGACAGGGCGATGCCATCGCGCGTGGTCTGCAGGTTGCAATGGCTGAGATCCAGCGCCACCCCGAGCCGGTTCATGCGCGCGACCGCGTCGCGGCCGAGCGCGGTGACGCCGCCCGCGTCGCCGTCCAGGCAGCCCACGCCGAACGGCGTGGTGCGGTTGTAGGTCAGTTGCATGACCCGCACCCCGAGCTGGCGGAACAGGTCGATGCGCGCGGGCTTGTCCTCCAGCATCGCCGCCGACTCGAAGGAGAAGATCAACGCGACGCGCCCCTCGCGCTTGGCGCGACGCAGGTCGGCTGGCTGCAGCACCTTGAGGAAGTGCTGCGGCTCGCGTTCGACCAGCGCCTGCGCGGCGGCGATGTCCTGCACGGCGGTCTCGAAGTCGCCCGCCGCACCGCCCAGCGTTGTCTTCAGCACCGATACGCCGGAGTCGCGCAGTTGCTGCAGCAGTTGCGGCGCATCCGCGCCAGCGAACACCTCCCCGATCGACGCCAAGGCATTGGCATCCAGCACCAATGTGCGCCGGTACAGCGCATCGGCGCCGCTCGCATCGGCAGTGGCGGCGCCCGCGATGGCGGCCCCGGGCCGCAGGCCGGCCACGGCGCCTGCGGCCACGGCGCCCAGGCATTGCCGCCGCGTCCATCCCTTGCTCATCGCTTCGTTCCCCGGTGCGTCCTGCGGTGTCGGCGCGCGTGCGTGCCGTCATGCGCGATGCGGCGCGCGCGAGGCACCATACCGCAAACGCGCCCCGCTCCACCACGTGGCGCGGCAGCCGCATGGATTTCGCGGCGCCGGCCTCCTATCATCCGCCGACACTTCCAGGACGGCCGCCCATGACTACCCCGCAGATGTCGGTGTATTTCTTTCTGCAGGCAGCGGCGATCCTGCTGGCGTGCCGCCTGGTCGGCCTGCTGGCCAAGCGCCTGGGACAGCCGCAGGTGGTCGGCGAGATGATCGCCGGCGTCGCGCTGGGGCCGTCGCTGTTCGGCGCGCTGCTGCCGGACCTGCAGCAGGCGCTGTTTCCCAAGCCGACCCTGGACATGCTGTACGTGGCGGCGCAGTTCGGCGTCGGCCTGTACATGTTCCTGGTCGGTACCGATTTCCGTGGCGAGCACTTCCGCACGCGCTACCGCAGCGCGATGGGCGTGTCGCTGGCCGGCATCGCGGTGCCGTTCGTGCTGGCCTTCGTGCTGGCGCCGTGGCTGCTGCACGTGCCGGGGCTGTTCTCGGCCAAGGCCAAGCTGCTGGAGGCCTCGCTGTTCCTGGGCGCGGCCATCGCCATCACCGCGTTCCCGATGCTGGCGCGGATCATCCACGAGCGCGGCCTCACCGGCAGCCCGCTGGGCACGCTGGCGCTGACCGCCGGCGCGGTCGACGACGCCGCGGCCTGGTGCATCCTCGCGGTGGTGTTGGCCAGCTTCGGCGGCAGTTGGGGCAGCGCCTATCTGGCGATCGGCGGCGGCGTGGGCTACGCGCTGTTCATGATGCTGGTCGGCCGCCATTGGCTGCGCCGCCTGGCCGACCACGTGCGCCCCGACCAGCCGTTGAGCGCAGGCGTGCTCGCGGTGGTGCTGATGCTGTTCTGCGTCAGCGCCTGGGCGATGGACGCCATTGGCATCCACGCGGTGTTCGGCGGTTTCCTGCTCGGTGCCTGCCTGCCCAAGGGCGCGCTGACCGAGAAGCTGCGCGAGCAGTTGCAGCCGTTCGTGGTGGTGTTCCTGCTGCCGATGTTCTTCACCTTCTCCGGGCTCAAGACCGAGCTGAGCGTGCTGCTGGACCCGCAGATCCTGCTGGCCGCCGGCGTGGTGCTGCTGGCCTCGTTCCTGGGCAAGGGCATCGCCTGCTGGGCCGCGGCGCGGATCAGCGGCGAGAACAACCACAATGCGATGGCGATCGGCGCACTGATGAACGCGCGCGGCCTGATGGAGCTGATCATCATCAACATCGGCCTGCAGGCCGGAGTGATCGAACAGGGCCTGTTCTCGATCCTGGTGCTGATGGCCATCACCTCCACGCTGATGGCCACCCCGCTGTTCAACTGGGTGATGCGCCGCGCAGCTGGCGACGCGGTGCCGGCGGTGGCCGGCGGGAGACCCTGAGGCGCACAGGCGCCGACGAAGGCATCGTCGCAACGCCGCATCCGGAGCAGACCAGGCTCACTGCAGCCGCCGGTCGCGGCGAGCAACTCATCAGGCCCTGCTCGCCACACACGGATCTCAGAAGAAACGCGCCGTCAGAGCGGTGTCAGCCGCCACAACCCGTAGGGATTGGCGAACAGGTCGCCCGGCTGGAACTGGCTGCTGGCCTCGGCCTGGATCCGGTAGCGCGGCGCATCCGCCGCGACCGAGAACGTATGGCCCTCACGCACGTCGGGCGCTTCGTTGAACAGGTAGGAGGTGAAGGTGTGCAGCAGGCCGACCGGGTCGGTCGCCGCCTGCGCCGCGACGATCGCGTCCTTCATGCCGAACTGGTGCATGCCGCAGGAATGGACCTGCTCGCCGGTGATGTTCAGCACGTAGGCACGGTGGGCGCTGCCAAGCGCCAGGTCCGCGCACAGTTGGCGCCAGTCGGCCGGGCTGTGGGCGACGCCGCTGCTTTCGACCTTCACCCCCAGGCCGCCGGCGTCCAGCAACGCAGCGGCCGCACGCATCATCGTCTCGGCGCGTACCCGCGAGCCGCCGGCGCCGATCAGGTACACGACCGACGCATGGGTGCCGATGCGTGCCATGTCCGTGGAGCCACGCCAGTGCGGTCCGGCGGCGGCGAACGCGTCGGCCATGCGTGCATCGTGCGGCTCGTGCTGCAATTCGCACGCCGCGCCGCTGTCCATGTGCATCAGCACGTGCCCGGCGAACAGGTAACCGCCACTGTCCTGGACGATGCGCGCCAGCAGGTCGGCGCGATCCGGCCATGACCCGGGAATGCAGAGAACGATCTTGGGAGGTTCGATCATCGGTCGCGGCTCCTTGCCGTCAGTGGGATCGCAAATGCGCGCACGTCACAGGCATGTAGCCGCGACGACGCGCCGGCCGTGCACGATGCCGCTCAGGTCAGCGCCGTCATCACGCCCTTGCGGTAGGCCGGGCGCTGCTGCAGGCGTTGGTACCAGGCGTGCAGGTGCGGCAGCGCCGGGCGTTCGATCGGCATCTCGAACCAGGCGTAGGCGAAGCTGCCCAGCGGGATGTCGCCCATCGCGAAGTGCTCGCCCGACAGCCACGGCTGCTGCGCCAGCGCGGCATCGGCGGTGTGCAACAGCTCGGCCGATTGTTCCAGCGCGGCGGCGATCCTGGCGGCGTCGCGCTGTTCCGGCGCCGTGCGCAGTACGCCCCAGAACAGGTCGCGGAAGGCGCCGGCGAAGCGCGAGGTGGTCCAGTCCATCCACTTGTCGCCCTGCGCCCGCAACACCGGATCCTGCGGGTACAGCGTGCCCGGGGCGTAGCGCGCGGCCAGGTAGCGCACGATGGCGTTGGATTCCCACAACGCCAGGCCGTCGTCCTCGATCGCCGGCACCAGGCCGTTCGGATTGAGCGCGCGATAGGCCGGTGCGTCGTTGCCTCCGAACGCGCCACCAACCTCGATCGATCGGTACGCCACGCCGGCTTCCTCGGCGCACCACAGCACCTTGCGCACGTTGCTCGAGTTGTGGCGACCCCAGATGGTCAGCATGTCGGCGCTCCGGTTGCGGTTGCCGGATTCTACGCTGCAGCGCCGTGCAAGCGCGCACCGCCCGCCGCCGTCGGGAAGGCGGCCACAGCAGGAAGCACTGCAGCAGACTGCCGATCAGGATGCGCGTCCACCACGCAACCACCCGCGA includes:
- the fusA gene encoding elongation factor G, yielding MNTNTLSRWRNLGIIAHIDAGKTTLTERLLWAAGAIHRLGEVHDGAATTDFSDIERARGISIGASAVQVHWAPAGQPAHRLTLIDTPGHIDFAIEVERSLRVLDGAVAVFSAVDGVQPQSETVWRQARRHGVPMLAFVNKMDRAGASFDGVLAQLRSKLDATVWAVGVPVPGDSGFDGWSDLVGGRLLTWDDEGKLHTRAWHAAEAAAFADAREQLIAAVAEHDEALAQAYLEERTIDAELLRAALRRATLAGAGVPVLAGSAFKRKGIEPLLDAIVDWLPSPLDRPPVAASPDADAEDGHDTLLAPDPSGPLAALVFKFAHTAQGPLAFVRVYSGTLRVGDTVWTSHARRPRRVGRLAVVQAQRTHDVDQAQAGEIVAVLGWKDAVSGETLSGVQARWVLERIRTQPPVLAWRLGAANAAELVRLGQGLARLAQEDPSFRVDSDPETGEAVIWGMGELHLEVMVERLRSEWHVDVRTGAPRVAYQETPRAATLGVAARLSKQNGGQGQFAQVVLDVLPRADGAVTFVDRSRGGVVPKAFVAATEKGVRAALAQGPRGYPVVGVEVVLVDGQAHAVDSSDLAFQRAASEAVKVALAQAGTLLLEPVMALAIETPAHSVGDVLGDLQRREGRVVAIEERGAHAEVVAQAPLAQLQAYATALRSLTQGRASASMTFDGYAPVKAA
- a CDS encoding dipeptidase, encoding MSKGWTRRQCLGAVAAGAVAGLRPGAAIAGAATADASGADALYRRTLVLDANALASIGEVFAGADAPQLLQQLRDSGVSVLKTTLGGAAGDFETAVQDIAAAQALVEREPQHFLKVLQPADLRRAKREGRVALIFSFESAAMLEDKPARIDLFRQLGVRVMQLTYNRTTPFGVGCLDGDAGGVTALGRDAVARMNRLGVALDLSHCNLQTTRDGIALSQRPPVITHAGCAAVFAHPRNKQDAELRALADKGGVMGVYMLPFLTEDRRQPQLADYMRHLQHALDVCGEDHVGIGTDSLFFPITDEDRRAFAADLVQRRRDGIGAPGENRLPYLPDANTPRKLERVADALLRQGYGARVAEKVLGLNFERVFGEIWSV
- a CDS encoding cation:proton antiporter, which codes for MTTPQMSVYFFLQAAAILLACRLVGLLAKRLGQPQVVGEMIAGVALGPSLFGALLPDLQQALFPKPTLDMLYVAAQFGVGLYMFLVGTDFRGEHFRTRYRSAMGVSLAGIAVPFVLAFVLAPWLLHVPGLFSAKAKLLEASLFLGAAIAITAFPMLARIIHERGLTGSPLGTLALTAGAVDDAAAWCILAVVLASFGGSWGSAYLAIGGGVGYALFMMLVGRHWLRRLADHVRPDQPLSAGVLAVVLMLFCVSAWAMDAIGIHAVFGGFLLGACLPKGALTEKLREQLQPFVVVFLLPMFFTFSGLKTELSVLLDPQILLAAGVVLLASFLGKGIACWAAARISGENNHNAMAIGALMNARGLMELIIINIGLQAGVIEQGLFSILVLMAITSTLMATPLFNWVMRRAAGDAVPAVAGGRP
- a CDS encoding glutathione S-transferase family protein; this translates as MLTIWGRHNSSNVRKVLWCAEEAGVAYRSIEVGGAFGGNDAPAYRALNPNGLVPAIEDDGLALWESNAIVRYLAARYAPGTLYPQDPVLRAQGDKWMDWTTSRFAGAFRDLFWGVLRTAPEQRDAARIAAALEQSAELLHTADAALAQQPWLSGEHFAMGDIPLGSFAYAWFEMPIERPALPHLHAWYQRLQQRPAYRKGVMTALT